From the genome of Papaver somniferum cultivar HN1 chromosome 2, ASM357369v1, whole genome shotgun sequence, one region includes:
- the LOC113353878 gene encoding pseudo histidine-containing phosphotransfer protein 6-like, with translation MLGWGVESLQADMNRLLALLFHQGVLDEQFLQLQQLQDESSPNFVSEVVTIYFRESEKLLRSLRELLMDKELLDYKKLGIHVNHFTGSSSSIGAKRVRSVCVAFLAASEQENRAGCLRALEVLEHEYCYLKNKLHELFQIEQQRVMVSGVRYPMHHG, from the exons ATGCTTGGGTGGGGTGTGGAAAGTTTGCAAGCTGACATGAATCGTTTGCTCGCCTTACTCTTCCATCAG GGAGTCTTAGACGAGCAATTCTTGCAGCTTCAACAGCTTCAAGATGAGTCATCACCAAACTTTGTTTCCGAAGTAGTCACGATATACTTCCGGGAATCTGAGAAGCTTCTTAGAAGCCTTAGAGAACTCCT GATGGATAAAGAGTTGTTGGATTACAAGAAATTGGGAATACATGTGAACCACTTCACGGGCAGTAGTTCAAGCATTGGAGCTAAGCGAGTTAGAAGTGTTTGCGTTGCATTCCTTGCTGCATCTGAACAGGAAAATAGAGCTGG GTGTTTGCGGGCACTAGAGGTGTTGGAGCACGAGTACTGTTATCTCAAAAACAAATTACATGAACTGTTCCAA ATAGAGCAGCAAAGAGTGATGGTTTCTGGTGTTAGATATCCCATGCATCACGGATGA
- the LOC113353879 gene encoding probable polygalacturonase At3g15720, which translates to MELIRIIWVMCLLSIAQGREIGFSRFDFKKLSANGNSNLNVMNFGAVGNGIVDDSKAFLNAWTQMCNGTTGHMTTLIVPQGRTFLLSPTIFNGPCRVTYPVVQVDGKIIAPVKGAWNGKPDRWISFTNVYRLTIKGSGQIDGQGSTWWDRPDEMRPTALTLGYCMGCLLRGLTHLNSPRNHISIFGCRELVVSHVNIIAPENSYNTDGIDISRSKGIRVQDSFIGTGDDCVALGDGSKYINITNVHCGPGHGVSIGSLGANGSEQRVEHVHVRNVHFNGTMNGARIKTWEGGKGYAKRISFDGITLENVYNPVIIDQHYFNKRSSQRSAVQISDVVFRGIRGTSTNAVVINLNCSEVIPCTNIVLDNIGIRSTKRGAMASSYCAHVHGAVSKTSPNVPCLL; encoded by the exons ATG GAACTTATTCGCATTATCTGGGTGATGTGTTTACTAAGCATAGCCCAAGGAAGGGAGATTGGTTTCAGTAGATTTGATTTCAAGAAACTATCTGCTAACGGTAATTCCAATCTCAATGTCATGAACTTTGGTGCTGTTGGAAATGGCATAGTTGATGACTCCAAA GCTTTTCTAAATGCATGGACACAGATGTGTAATGGTACTACGGGTCACATGACAACCCTAATCGTACCACAGGGGAGAACGTTCTTATTGAGTCCTACAATATTCAACGGTCCTTGCAGAGTAACATATCCTGTTGTGCAG GTTGATGGGAAAATTATTGCACCAGTAAAGGGTGCTTGGAATGGTAAGCCAGATAGATGGATTTCATTCACAAATGTGTATCGTCTCACCATTAAGGGATCAGGTCAGATTGATGGTCAAGGTTCAACTTGGTGGGATCGACCTGATGAAATGAGACCAACG GCATTAACATTGGGATACTGTATGGGTTGTCTATTGAGGGGATTAACGCATCTAAATAGCCCAAGAAATCACATCAGCATATTCGGTTGTCGTGAACTAGTCGTTTCTCATGTAAACATAATTGCTCCTGAAAACAGCTATAATACCGATGGTATTGATATTAGTCGTTCCAAAGGCATCCGCGTCCAAGATTCGTTCATCGGAACCG GTGATGATTGTGTTGCTCTAGGTGATGGAAGCAAGTATATCAATATTACTAACGTGCATTGTGGTCCTGGACATGGCGTAAG TATTGGAAGCTTAGGAGCTAATGGGAGTGAGCAAAGAGTGGAACACGTGCATGTTCGAaatgttcattttaacggaactATGAACGGAGCAAGGATCAAGACATGGGAA ggTGGCAAAGGATACGCAAAACGGATATCATTTGATGGGATTACCcttgaaaatgtgtataatccggTTATCATTGATCAACACTACTTCAACAAACGCAGCAGCCAA AGGTCTGCGGTTCAAATTAGCGATGTAGTGTTCAGAGGAATTCGTGGAACTTCGACAAATGCTGTAGTGATAAATCTAAATTGTAGTGAGGTTATTCCATGCACAAACATTGTCTTGGATAACATTGGCATTCGATCAACAAAACGGGGAGCCATGGCCTCTTCCTACTGTGCGCATGTTCATGGAGCAGTATCAAAGACATCTCCAAATGTTCCTTGTCTACTATAA